The following nucleotide sequence is from Oscillospiraceae bacterium.
CTAAATAAATCTTTTCGTAATTATTTGGCATCCGCTTTATTGCGGAAAAAACTTGAAAAATAGTGTTTTTCCATATATCTTCAAGTTCAATAAGCATTTTTAATACTTTGGACTTATAGTTATTTCTATATTTTTTGTACTGTACATCATCCATTATAGCACCTTCCTCACCGTGTCGGGACTGAAGGTTGCGAATATCTGTTCAAAGTTTGTTGCAACACTATCATTTGCCATAGAGCTGTCACGCATAACAAAGTAATATGGTTTCTTTTGTGCAATTTCTTTAATAACTTCATCATTTACATCTTTATCAAAACAAGCGATAAGGAAGTTATCTGCAACATTAAACACTTTTTTACCTGCTATAGTTGTTTCTTCGATTTCACTTGATAAAAGCACACCTAAATCAAGCATTACTTGGAAGAGTAAGTCTTCCGGAGTTCTGTCCTCTTTGATATTGTCTTCCATTGTGTCAAGGAATGATGGTTCAAACTCCGATGGGTTATAATATACATCTTTCATATTAGATGTATCACACTTTAAAACTCTAAAGCCACTATCAAATTTAGCGTCGGGATTTTCTTCTGCAATTTTCTTTGCAGCTCTGCGAATACGCTCTTTTCCAACTTCACATATTGTTTTATACTCCGAGTTGTTGTTTGCAGAACTTTTGCCTATTTCTTCCGGCAACTGTACCATAATGTATTTTCTATTACCATCATCTTTCGCATTCATTTTCATTGTTGCGTGTGCTGTTGTTGCAGAACCAGAGAAAAAATCTAATACTATTGAATTTTCATCAACAATCATTGCTTCTAAGTACTCAATATAATCAACTGGTTTTGGGAAATCAAACGGCAACCCGTTATCGCTCAAAAAATGTACATCAGTTTGTGTGTCAAAAAAGTTTATTCCTTTTGGTATTTGCATTAAATAATCGTGTAAATATAGCTTCGTTTGAGGAACAATAGTTTCATCTTTTCCAAAGAGCAATTTGTTTTCATCTACAAGTCTTTGAATTTCACTATCTTTATATCTCCAACCACCTTTTGGCATTTTGCAAGGCTTTTTAGTAATTGGATGAAGAATTTGTGTTGTCACATTACCACTTTGAACACCACCAATTGGACCTGCTCTGAAAATACCTCCATCATCACAAAAATAATAGTGGTCGAAATCATAAAAACGAGGATATTTAACTAATGCTCTAAGTTCGGCTGCTATTTCTTCTTGTGATGCACCTGATTTAAACAATTTATTTGCTCTTGACTCAAATTCAGCAACATTATTTTTCGGAACTCTCCAATCTCCGCCATTTGCTTCTTTGTTTTTACAATATATCAAAGAGTAATCGTGCATTATTGACATAAATTTTGCAATGTTTTGTGTTGGCGAACTTACTCTAACTGTTAATCCAATAAAATTGCTTTGTCCAAAAATTTCATCACATACTTTTTTTAAATTATCAACTTCGTGGTCATCTATGCTAATAATTATGACTCCATCATCAGAAAGTAAATCTTTTGAGATTTTTAATCGAGGATAAATCATATTAAGCCAATCAGTATGGTATCTTCCGTTGCTTTCAAAGTTCTGAACAAGTCTATTCCCCTCATCGTTATATTGTCCGCTCATAGAAATATATTCAGTTGCTGCTTGAGTAAAATCATCTTCATAAACAAAATCGTTTCCTGTATTATATGGAGGGTCTATGTAAATCATTTTAATCTTGCCGAGATAAGTTTCTTGCAAAAGTTTTAATACTTCAAGATTGTCGCCCTCAATGTAGAGGTTTTCCGTTGTATCAAAGTTTACACTTTCTTCCTTATAAGGTCTTAAAGTTTTATTTATAGGAGCATTGGCAAGAAGGATAGATTTCTTCTTATCAGGCCAAGTAAACTGATAACGTTCATCAGCACCATCGACAACAGTTGCTGAAATTTCTTGCATTAAAATGTCTTTATCAATAGCACGAACAATATCTCCATGCTCGTCTTTTGTTTCGGTTACAGCATTAGGAAAGAGTGCTGCTAACTTAGCAAAGTTTTCATCCGCCTTATTGGGTGTGTGCATCTTTAATTTATCACTCATTTTAAAATCCTCCATTGTATATCACTTCATAATATTCCTTACAATTTGTTAATTGCTCAGTGATATTTTCTTTTTTCTTATCGGTTTTAGCTTTAGATAATTTTTTTGTCAACTTCTTAATTAAGTTATCTAATTTGGGTTTATAATTATCTAACGCTTTATAAACAAACGGTTGTAATGTAAATCTTGTAGGTATCGTATTTGTTCGTATATCTATTGAAACTAATTGCTGACCGCCTGCGTATATAAACCCTCGTGCCAATAAACCTTGCGTTAAAGGTTGGCTGTAATCAAGGGTTGTTGTATAAC
It contains:
- a CDS encoding site-specific DNA-methyltransferase — its product is MSDKLKMHTPNKADENFAKLAALFPNAVTETKDEHGDIVRAIDKDILMQEISATVVDGADERYQFTWPDKKKSILLANAPINKTLRPYKEESVNFDTTENLYIEGDNLEVLKLLQETYLGKIKMIYIDPPYNTGNDFVYEDDFTQAATEYISMSGQYNDEGNRLVQNFESNGRYHTDWLNMIYPRLKISKDLLSDDGVIIISIDDHEVDNLKKVCDEIFGQSNFIGLTVRVSSPTQNIAKFMSIMHDYSLIYCKNKEANGGDWRVPKNNVAEFESRANKLFKSGASQEEIAAELRALVKYPRFYDFDHYYFCDDGGIFRAGPIGGVQSGNVTTQILHPITKKPCKMPKGGWRYKDSEIQRLVDENKLLFGKDETIVPQTKLYLHDYLMQIPKGINFFDTQTDVHFLSDNGLPFDFPKPVDYIEYLEAMIVDENSIVLDFFSGSATTAHATMKMNAKDDGNRKYIMVQLPEEIGKSSANNNSEYKTICEVGKERIRRAAKKIAEENPDAKFDSGFRVLKCDTSNMKDVYYNPSEFEPSFLDTMEDNIKEDRTPEDLLFQVMLDLGVLLSSEIEETTIAGKKVFNVADNFLIACFDKDVNDEVIKEIAQKKPYYFVMRDSSMANDSVATNFEQIFATFSPDTVRKVL